The region GCCGGTAGTGATCCCGCCAAGCGATCAATATCTGCTTGCTTTTGCCCGGCAGCAGATTGTTATCGGAGCTACTCATGAGAATGACGTAGAAGGATATAATACCAGAGTGACCGCCAGCGGGATGCAGGAGATTCTGACTAAGGGGCTGGAAGTTGCGCCTGGACTGGCGGATGGTACCTATAGTGAAGTGAGGGTCGGCTTCCGTCCGTTCACTCCGGGATTTTTGCCGGTCATTGGGACTGTTCCCGGGTGGAGCGGAATCCTTGCGGCCAATGGTCTGGGAGCTTCAGGACTTACCATGGGGCCGTATATCGGTTATCAGCTGGCGAAGCTGGCACTTGGGAGAGAGCCTGATCTGGAACTGGACGAGTATAGCCTTCATAGAGCCATAACCGGCGGATGATTACGAATACATTTCCTTCATTGGAACATTATGATTCAATTCGGCTGAGCGGATGAATTTTTGTTTGACAGAAGTGAAGGTCTGATCCATAATACAATCCATACTAAACGTATATGATTTATAGGAAGGGTGGATCACACGTGATAAATTTAAAAGCTTCTATGAGAAAAACAGCAGGGCTAGGTACACTCGCGGTACTATTCGTATCGCTGCTTGCCGGCTGCTCCGGGTCTGCCGATCCTGCGGATTCCAATAATGGGGCTAAGGCCAGTACGGCTCCAGCGGCAACGGAAAGTGCAAGCAACGCAGAGCCTGCAACTGGAGGCACCTTCGTGTATGGCCGCCCGGCTTCCGTAACGTCATTTGATCTACATAACCAGATTACATCGAATAACGCATTTGCGATTGATAAAGTGTTTGAGTCGCTGGTTGCTTTTGACAGCAAGGGTGAAATTACGGATCAGTTGGCACAGTCGCATACGATCAGCGAAGATGGCTTAACATACACCTTCGTCCTGCGTGACGGCTTAAAGTTCTCGAATGGTACGCCGGTAACAGCCGCAGATGCGGTATTCTCTCTGGAGCGGCATCTAAAGGTTGGCGGTCCGCTGGCGATTTCGGCCAAGGTGGATACGGTGAAGGCACAGGATGAGAAGACGCTCGTAATCACGCTAAAAGAACCCTACACCCCGTTCATCTCGGAGCTGTCGAACTTCTCGAACGGCATCATTCCGAAGGACTTCGGCGGTGTGACCGAAGAGGAGTTCTTCAAGAAGCCGGTAGGCACCGGTCCATTCGTAATCGAGACATGGGACCCTGCAGGGGATGTGACCTTCACTAAGAATACCAACTACTGGAAGGAAGGCCAGCCTTATATCGACAAGCTTGTCTATAAGCTGATCCAGGACGACAGCCAGGCCATCAACCAGCTTAAAGCCGGAGCGGTGAATGCAGTTGAAGCCCTGTCGCTGCAGAATGCGGGTGAGATCAAGGACGGTTCAGACACTACAGTGGTAACGAACGGCAGTTGGGTGACAGAACAGCTCTTCTTCAACACACTGGATAAGCACTTCTCCGATGTGCATGTCCGCCGGGCACTGGCACTGGCGCTTGACCGTGACGGGCTGACCAAGGCCCTGACCTTCGGCTATGCGCAGACGGCGACTTCCCTGTTGCCGGCAACGATTCCTTACAATGCCAATGACAAGATCAAGGCGCTCACTTTCGATCCGGCGGCGGCCAAG is a window of Paenibacillus sp. FSL H3-0469 DNA encoding:
- a CDS encoding ABC transporter substrate-binding protein → MINLKASMRKTAGLGTLAVLFVSLLAGCSGSADPADSNNGAKASTAPAATESASNAEPATGGTFVYGRPASVTSFDLHNQITSNNAFAIDKVFESLVAFDSKGEITDQLAQSHTISEDGLTYTFVLRDGLKFSNGTPVTAADAVFSLERHLKVGGPLAISAKVDTVKAQDEKTLVITLKEPYTPFISELSNFSNGIIPKDFGGVTEEEFFKKPVGTGPFVIETWDPAGDVTFTKNTNYWKEGQPYIDKLVYKLIQDDSQAINQLKAGAVNAVEALSLQNAGEIKDGSDTTVVTNGSWVTEQLFFNTLDKHFSDVHVRRALALALDRDGLTKALTFGYAQTATSLLPATIPYNANDKIKALTFDPAAAKAELAKSAFPDGFSTKLLVASGNSTRAQEAQIIQAAGQAIGIKIEIESVELATFRERFFAYDFAAMLNSGQADSPEANSILAFQTDPEGFSKSYWTHYTNEKVTKLLYEGQKTADGEGRAAIYTELLQTLADEVPYIPLYYPDILIGARSSVDGLVVLPNGSIRLEDVRLTK